The following proteins are encoded in a genomic region of Arcobacter suis CECT 7833:
- a CDS encoding tyrosine-type recombinase/integrase has protein sequence MTPTKFTGVYYRDTKSNERIFYITYKIKSKLNREKIGSSKEGITAAYASKIRSKRTSIDRLKEDAPMNKKIIPTFDEAFEMYVKKIEGKSDTNNQINRYKLHVKPTFGNHKLDDISIEMLEDFKRKSKTLISAKTKRPYSSKTLNDWLDIISTVYNYMKTNHDLDIKNPAHNAKLQREKVDNDRERYLDLDEIEKLWESIENRKGDDEVTYRIKLFVALSLSTGARLRSVMTISKADINLQQDTILIKNHKANRTYTGFLHQNWKKLIEDRMKELRPVDYIVSGTPNEIVRSVIGRNLQPLLEQFNEGIDEADTKRRVVIHSLRHTFASLLAIQGTPIYTIMRLMDHADISQTIRYAKLSPDSAKDSVKQLAFKIK, from the coding sequence ATGACTCCAACTAAGTTTACAGGTGTATATTATCGTGATACAAAAAGTAATGAAAGAATATTTTATATCACATACAAAATAAAGAGTAAATTAAATAGGGAAAAGATAGGTTCAAGCAAAGAGGGAATCACAGCAGCTTATGCTAGTAAGATTAGATCTAAAAGAACTTCAATTGATAGGTTAAAAGAAGATGCACCTATGAATAAAAAAATTATTCCAACTTTTGATGAAGCTTTTGAAATGTATGTAAAAAAGATTGAAGGGAAGAGTGATACAAATAATCAGATAAATAGATATAAGCTTCATGTAAAACCAACTTTTGGAAATCATAAGTTAGATGATATTTCAATTGAAATGTTAGAAGATTTTAAGAGAAAATCAAAAACTTTAATAAGTGCAAAAACTAAAAGACCTTATTCTTCAAAAACATTAAATGATTGGCTAGATATTATTAGTACAGTTTACAATTACATGAAAACAAATCATGATTTAGATATTAAAAATCCTGCTCACAATGCAAAGCTTCAAAGAGAAAAAGTTGATAATGATAGAGAAAGATATTTGGATTTAGATGAAATAGAAAAACTTTGGGAGTCAATAGAAAATAGAAAAGGTGATGATGAAGTAACTTATAGAATTAAACTCTTTGTAGCTTTATCTTTGAGTACAGGTGCAAGACTTAGAAGTGTAATGACAATATCTAAAGCAGACATAAATTTACAGCAAGATACTATCCTCATTAAGAATCATAAAGCAAATAGAACATATACAGGATTTTTACATCAAAATTGGAAAAAATTAATTGAAGATAGAATGAAAGAGTTAAGACCAGTTGATTATATAGTTAGTGGAACACCAAATGAAATTGTGAGATCTGTAATTGGTAGAAATTTACAGCCACTATTAGAGCAGTTTAATGAGGGGATTGATGAAGCTGATACAAAAAGAAGAGTTGTAATTCATAGCTTAAGGCATACCTTTGCAAGTTTACTTGCAATCCAAGGAACGCCTATTTATACTATTATGAGATTAATGGACCATGCAGATATAAGTCAAACTATCAGATATGCTAAATTAAGCCCTGATAGTGCAAAAGATAGTGTAAAGCAGTTAGCTTTTAAAATTAAATAG
- a CDS encoding MerR family transcriptional regulator, protein MSKLEDSKILAEIIAKQTGKVVLDTEEAAQILGVSKRTLEDDRAAAIGIPFTRLNNKPQGKPLYSIIAIAKQIIENETKTI, encoded by the coding sequence ATGAGTAAACTTGAAGATTCAAAAATATTAGCAGAAATTATTGCTAAACAAACTGGAAAAGTTGTACTTGATACAGAAGAAGCTGCTCAAATTTTAGGAGTATCAAAAAGAACTCTTGAAGATGATAGAGCAGCAGCTATTGGTATTCCATTTACAAGACTAAATAATAAACCCCAAGGAAAACCACTCTATTCTATTATTGCAATTGCAAAACAGATTATTGAAAATGAAACTAAAACTATTTAA
- a CDS encoding ParB/RepB/Spo0J family partition protein — translation MLSNLDKITAGKVRTSGITAFNELVITKVYPNPNQPRKQFDDIEELAANIKEHGLLQPITVVKKDDGYMIVSGERRYKAHLHNEAKTIMALILTSSDEQVEELTLIENIQRSDLTDFEVAKYICKLWDSGRYAKKSDLANRIGKKDSFVSKAFGSLKLDTEILKDIEEKKINIPISVMDEIARVGDADTQKKVYEKYNNKEITRDEIKDFKEPISLKSEYFGAFKFICHYFTKVNLDILLGGKPPFHSLNLNKTYHCIIEKVNREQERIQSNDELRFTLKTGKKELESLKELGDDWIKISNNLLENKIYRFWIELSTVQEEIKKEPINHTLERFEDADNDLVEQAKSFTKNFPRKKSFSEQLDEANKLENKFTQLINDGYRDYNSEIKINNEYERIIYRLILQKSPKEVDNKVNKINACISNKDGYTQKLSAERIFLSSDGCSITLDNRYDEIIFNLSKENLELRKEIEELKQNKPTPKEKAPLKDDEPKEIKLLELNENDVYIEYMDNESEHISYNKAKTLIKNSKKEYIKYENTGSEKACNFLNTLPKDILKTGGYLKKQYKF, via the coding sequence ATGTTATCTAATTTAGACAAAATTACAGCTGGGAAAGTAAGAACTTCAGGAATCACTGCTTTCAATGAACTTGTAATTACAAAAGTTTACCCAAACCCAAATCAACCAAGAAAACAATTTGATGATATTGAAGAACTTGCAGCAAACATCAAAGAGCATGGTTTACTTCAACCAATAACAGTTGTTAAAAAAGATGATGGTTATATGATTGTAAGTGGTGAGAGAAGATATAAAGCTCATTTACACAATGAAGCTAAAACTATCATGGCTTTGATACTTACATCAAGTGATGAACAAGTAGAAGAACTAACACTAATTGAGAATATTCAAAGAAGTGATTTAACAGATTTTGAAGTAGCAAAATATATTTGTAAACTTTGGGATTCAGGAAGATATGCGAAAAAATCAGATTTAGCAAACAGAATTGGTAAAAAAGATAGTTTTGTAAGTAAAGCTTTTGGTTCTTTAAAACTTGATACTGAAATACTTAAAGATATAGAAGAAAAGAAAATAAATATTCCAATCTCTGTTATGGATGAAATTGCAAGAGTTGGGGATGCAGATACTCAAAAAAAGGTTTATGAGAAATACAATAATAAAGAAATTACCAGGGATGAGATTAAGGATTTTAAAGAACCTATTTCTCTAAAAAGTGAATATTTTGGAGCTTTTAAGTTTATTTGTCATTATTTTACAAAAGTAAATTTAGATATTTTATTAGGTGGTAAGCCCCCATTTCATTCTTTGAATTTAAATAAAACTTACCATTGCATAATTGAAAAAGTTAATAGAGAACAAGAAAGAATTCAATCAAATGATGAGTTGAGATTTACATTAAAAACTGGTAAGAAGGAATTAGAATCTTTAAAAGAATTAGGTGATGATTGGATTAAAATATCAAATAATCTTTTAGAGAATAAAATCTATAGATTTTGGATAGAACTATCAACAGTTCAAGAAGAAATAAAAAAAGAACCTATAAATCACACATTAGAAAGATTTGAAGATGCAGATAATGATTTAGTTGAACAAGCAAAAAGTTTTACTAAAAATTTCCCGAGGAAAAAAAGTTTTTCTGAACAATTAGATGAAGCTAATAAGCTAGAAAATAAATTTACTCAACTTATTAATGATGGCTATAGAGATTATAATTCAGAAATAAAAATAAATAATGAATATGAACGAATAATTTATAGATTAATTTTACAAAAAAGCCCTAAAGAGGTTGATAATAAGGTTAATAAAATTAATGCATGTATCAGTAATAAAGATGGATATACTCAAAAATTATCAGCGGAACGAATATTTTTGTCTTCAGATGGATGCAGTATAACTTTAGATAATAGATATGATGAAATCATATTTAATTTATCAAAAGAAAATCTTGAGTTGAGAAAAGAGATTGAAGAGTTAAAACAAAACAAACCTACTCCAAAAGAAAAAGCACCATTAAAAGATGATGAACCAAAAGAAATAAAGCTTTTAGAACTAAATGAAAATGATGTGTATATAGAATATATGGATAATGAATCTGAACATATCTCATATAACAAAGCAAAAACTTTAATTAAAAATTCTAAAAAAGAATATATAAAATATGAGAATACAGGAAGTGAAAAAGCTTGTAATTTTTTAAATACTCTTCCAAAAGATATATTAAAAACTGGTGGGTATTTGAAAAAACAATATAAGTTTTAA
- a CDS encoding ParA family protein — protein sequence MKKVITIAHTKGGVGKSTLAWNLAHSLHAAGEVVRIVDLDFQQTLFFINAIAEMNNEATIEVLQPQTGSELLEIIEENHGYLIIDVGGFDSDINRIALSRADKILVPISPSITEVIGFKTFEAIIEDINATSINMVLNNIHPLQKDFTEIEKVVNKSGAKLLKTIIRSRKTYKDVLALGKSVFTYTDLKARDEIERLKDELIG from the coding sequence ATGAAAAAAGTAATAACAATAGCACACACAAAAGGTGGTGTTGGTAAATCAACTCTTGCATGGAACTTGGCTCACTCACTTCATGCAGCTGGTGAAGTAGTAAGAATTGTTGATTTAGATTTTCAACAAACACTATTTTTTATAAATGCAATTGCTGAAATGAACAATGAAGCAACTATTGAAGTATTACAGCCACAAACTGGAAGTGAACTTTTAGAGATTATTGAAGAGAATCATGGATATTTAATTATTGATGTTGGTGGATTTGATTCAGACATCAACAGAATTGCACTTTCAAGAGCAGATAAGATACTTGTTCCAATAAGTCCAAGCATTACAGAGGTAATAGGTTTTAAAACCTTTGAAGCGATTATAGAAGATATAAATGCTACTTCAATAAATATGGTTTTAAATAATATCCATCCACTACAAAAAGATTTTACAGAGATTGAAAAAGTAGTAAATAAAAGTGGTGCAAAACTTCTAAAAACAATTATTAGAAGTAGGAAAACATATAAAGATGTTTTAGCTTTAGGTAAATCAGTATTTACATATACAGATTTAAAAGCAAGGGATGAAATTGAAAGATTAAAAGATGAGCTTATTGGCTGA
- a CDS encoding type I restriction endonuclease: MDFIEKLNILAQRISSLKDNVLTEEATKHSFIMPFISTLGYDVFDPTVVVPEFTADISKKKNEKVDYAIMYGGNPLILIEAKSHTENLNNHATQLERYFTVTESKFAILTNGIEYRFFTDLEKPNKMDPVPFFIFNMLNLKDRDIRELDKFKSVNFDVNKILTSAETKKYITGIKNIFKEEAKEPSEEFIRIFASKLASKPLRQNIIEEFKAYVKTAFSEIISDMAQDKINSLKSKLNVEINSEQEEVIEEDNNGIETTEEELQGFFIIKSILAEKTQLNRIFARDTKSYFGVLLDDNNRKWICRLLFNTKQKYLVLHIEDKKEEKFAIENIEDIYKYKNEILAVVDRLHNEKI, translated from the coding sequence ATGGATTTTATTGAAAAATTAAATATATTAGCTCAAAGAATTAGTAGTCTAAAAGATAATGTATTGACTGAAGAGGCAACAAAACACTCTTTTATTATGCCATTTATTAGTACATTGGGTTATGATGTATTTGATCCAACTGTTGTAGTTCCTGAATTTACAGCTGATATAAGTAAAAAGAAAAATGAAAAAGTTGATTATGCGATTATGTATGGGGGAAATCCCTTAATTCTTATAGAAGCTAAATCTCATACTGAAAATTTAAATAATCATGCTACTCAACTTGAAAGGTATTTTACTGTTACAGAAAGTAAATTTGCTATTTTAACAAATGGGATAGAGTACAGATTTTTTACAGATTTAGAAAAACCAAATAAAATGGATCCTGTTCCTTTTTTTATTTTTAATATGTTAAATTTAAAAGATAGAGATATACGAGAACTTGATAAATTTAAAAGTGTAAATTTTGATGTTAATAAGATACTTACAAGTGCTGAAACTAAAAAATACATTACTGGTATAAAGAATATTTTTAAAGAAGAAGCAAAAGAACCTTCAGAAGAATTTATTCGTATTTTTGCATCAAAACTTGCATCAAAACCCCTTAGACAAAATATTATAGAAGAGTTCAAAGCATATGTCAAAACTGCTTTTTCTGAAATTATTTCAGATATGGCTCAAGATAAAATAAATTCATTAAAATCTAAACTGAATGTTGAAATAAATAGTGAACAAGAAGAAGTAATTGAAGAAGACAATAATGGTATCGAAACAACAGAAGAAGAACTTCAGGGATTTTTTATCATCAAATCAATATTAGCTGAAAAAACACAATTAAATCGAATTTTCGCAAGAGATACTAAAAGTTATTTTGGTGTTTTATTAGATGATAATAATAGAAAATGGATTTGCAGATTACTATTCAATACAAAACAAAAGTATTTAGTTTTACATATAGAAGATAAAAAAGAAGAAAAATTTGCAATTGAAAATATAGAAGATATTTATAAATATAAAAATGAAATACTAGCTGTTGTGGATAGATTACACAATGAAAAAATATAG
- a CDS encoding helix-turn-helix domain-containing protein: protein MDNFGDRLKKARNDKNLSQEMLGKLIGVTRNAITNYEKNSNTPTYENMKKLSLILGLDLSSQEKNVKFIPITGTASCGVLENNCLQEENLKTYIQEDEWNKNLYAVIACGDSMATEIYDGDRAIIDPFVKVQNGDMVYYRIDDESAIKVFFEDNENYLINFIPYNVSENFKIKTIRKDDKLIMDKLIYHKVVHVVSSKKNNRAARLKIIGR, encoded by the coding sequence TTGGATAATTTTGGTGATAGACTAAAAAAAGCAAGAAATGATAAAAATTTATCACAAGAGATGTTAGGTAAATTGATTGGTGTAACAAGGAATGCAATTACTAATTATGAAAAGAATAGTAATACTCCAACTTATGAAAATATGAAAAAATTATCTTTAATACTTGGTTTAGATTTAAGCAGTCAAGAAAAAAATGTTAAATTTATTCCAATCACAGGCACTGCATCTTGTGGTGTATTAGAAAATAATTGTTTACAAGAAGAAAATCTAAAAACTTATATACAAGAAGATGAATGGAACAAAAATCTATATGCAGTGATTGCATGCGGTGATAGCATGGCAACAGAAATATATGATGGAGACAGAGCAATAATAGATCCATTTGTAAAAGTGCAAAATGGTGATATGGTTTATTATAGAATTGATGATGAAAGTGCAATAAAAGTTTTTTTTGAAGATAATGAAAACTATTTAATAAATTTTATACCTTATAATGTTAGTGAAAATTTTAAAATAAAAACTATTAGAAAAGATGATAAATTAATAATGGATAAGTTAATATATCATAAGGTAGTTCATGTAGTAAGTTCTAAAAAAAATAATAGAGCTGCTAGACTAAAAATTATAGGTCGATAA
- a CDS encoding helix-turn-helix domain-containing protein — translation MKEIKVNTISKELNISHSAVSQWFSGKTKPKIEYAIKMNELFNIPFEAWKDIKSYVNDSISSTQNIKQLPNEKEM, via the coding sequence ATGAAAGAAATTAAAGTTAACACAATATCAAAAGAATTGAACATTAGCCATTCTGCGGTTAGCCAATGGTTTAGTGGAAAGACTAAGCCAAAGATTGAATATGCGATAAAAATGAATGAACTTTTTAACATTCCTTTTGAAGCATGGAAAGATATTAAATCTTACGTTAATGACAGTATATCAAGTACTCAAAATATAAAACAATTACCAAATGAAAAGGAAATGTAA
- a CDS encoding phage regulatory CII family protein, which translates to MAQRDYVLNKQPKDPRFLAAFRKAFNKDRKSNNFTPEESANEMGLSHGTLEQKLKPSTENDITVTEWNHHLELTGDFSTLEYFALKHGFELKKLDINTKDIPINEVLEDADNAMQESNEAWGKIKSSLKDKKLSKKEKIESLREINEAVKSLQLLYFDVEHIEIEE; encoded by the coding sequence ATGGCACAAAGAGATTATGTATTAAACAAACAACCTAAGGACCCTAGATTTTTAGCTGCTTTTAGAAAAGCTTTTAATAAAGATAGAAAAAGCAATAATTTTACACCTGAAGAATCAGCAAATGAAATGGGTTTATCTCATGGAACACTTGAACAAAAACTAAAACCATCCACAGAAAACGATATTACAGTTACTGAATGGAATCATCATCTTGAATTAACTGGTGATTTTTCTACTTTGGAATATTTTGCTTTAAAACATGGTTTTGAACTTAAAAAACTTGATATTAACACTAAAGATATACCAATCAATGAAGTTCTTGAAGATGCAGATAACGCAATGCAAGAATCAAATGAAGCTTGGGGGAAAATCAAATCATCTTTAAAAGATAAAAAACTTAGCAAAAAAGAAAAAATAGAGTCATTAAGAGAGATTAATGAAGCTGTTAAATCACTTCAATTACTTTACTTTGATGTAGAACATATTGAAATCGAGGAGTAG
- a CDS encoding helix-turn-helix domain-containing protein: MANNTNQDKILTYLKNGNTISPAIAAHEFDCFCLAAVIGKLRKKGIEIFSQKIEGTQTKEYSLTSFKDSSDE, translated from the coding sequence ATGGCTAATAATACTAATCAAGACAAAATCCTAACTTACTTGAAAAATGGGAATACTATCTCACCTGCAATTGCTGCACATGAATTTGATTGTTTTTGTTTAGCAGCTGTTATTGGAAAACTTAGAAAAAAAGGTATTGAGATATTTAGTCAAAAGATAGAAGGAACTCAAACAAAAGAGTATTCATTAACTTCATTTAAAGATAGTTCAGATGAATAA
- a CDS encoding DnaB-like helicase C-terminal domain-containing protein, with translation MNNNSVYSINIERAVLSAIFFNGDEIYTAKDILKAKDFYLPAHQKIFEAMLKLHNEDMPIDEEFLRKRLDSKDVDDSVLLEILSANPISNTKAYVKEIKDGAIKRDLASLATTIKKVAIEAEVSCEEAIATVESELYKITDTSKSYKSRSIFDVVQSFKEKHQKASQPDTNKKLVKLGIPNFDNKFRIAPGTLVIIGARPSMGKSSLAFQIANRCIKDKLGVVIDSLEMPAEDVILRMIAQENQEDITDLLNGLVKDINKFNETLQKLSNSDYLHIDDKVLTFNQLKSKFLKIKRQRAKKGLPTDVWILDHIGYVKTDLRWKREELSAGSKMLKEVAKELGITIIALSQLNRGVTERKGNSKNRPQISDLKDTGSLEEDGDIIIFPHRDSYYQKAEKNEMEADVNDANILVLKNRNGPCGVINTQFKGPTNSFGYFPVVEITYKSNDKAEVSSIYM, from the coding sequence ATGAATAATAATAGTGTTTATTCTATAAATATTGAAAGAGCTGTATTATCTGCTATATTTTTTAATGGTGATGAAATATATACTGCAAAAGATATTTTAAAAGCTAAAGATTTTTATTTACCTGCTCACCAAAAGATATTTGAAGCAATGCTAAAACTACACAATGAAGATATGCCAATTGATGAAGAGTTCTTAAGAAAAAGGCTAGATTCAAAAGATGTAGATGATTCTGTATTACTTGAGATATTAAGTGCAAATCCCATTTCAAATACAAAAGCTTATGTAAAAGAAATAAAAGATGGTGCAATTAAAAGAGATTTAGCATCACTTGCAACAACGATTAAAAAAGTAGCAATAGAAGCTGAAGTTAGCTGTGAAGAAGCTATTGCTACTGTTGAGAGTGAGCTTTATAAGATAACTGATACTTCTAAGAGTTATAAGAGTAGAAGTATCTTTGATGTAGTTCAATCGTTTAAAGAAAAACATCAAAAAGCTTCACAACCTGATACAAATAAAAAGCTTGTTAAATTGGGTATACCTAACTTTGATAATAAATTTAGAATCGCACCTGGTACTCTTGTAATTATTGGTGCAAGACCTTCAATGGGAAAATCAAGTTTAGCCTTTCAAATAGCAAATAGATGTATTAAAGATAAGCTTGGAGTTGTTATTGATAGTTTAGAAATGCCAGCTGAAGATGTAATTCTTAGAATGATTGCTCAAGAGAATCAAGAGGATATTACTGATTTATTAAATGGCTTAGTAAAAGATATTAATAAATTCAATGAAACACTTCAAAAACTATCTAATAGTGACTATTTACATATAGATGACAAAGTACTTACTTTTAATCAATTAAAATCAAAATTCTTAAAAATCAAAAGACAAAGAGCAAAAAAAGGACTTCCAACTGATGTTTGGATATTAGATCATATTGGATATGTAAAAACTGATTTAAGATGGAAGAGAGAAGAACTATCAGCAGGAAGTAAGATGCTCAAAGAGGTAGCTAAAGAGTTGGGTATAACTATTATTGCTTTATCTCAATTGAATCGTGGAGTAACTGAGAGAAAAGGTAATTCAAAAAATAGACCACAAATTAGTGATTTAAAAGACACTGGTAGCTTAGAAGAAGATGGGGATATTATTATCTTTCCTCATAGGGATTCATACTATCAGAAAGCTGAAAAGAATGAAATGGAAGCAGATGTAAATGATGCAAATATTTTAGTTTTAAAAAATAGAAATGGACCATGTGGAGTTATTAACACACAGTTTAAAGGTCCAACCAACAGCTTTGGATATTTCCCAGTTGTTGAGATAACTTATAAGTCTAATGATAAAGCAGAAGTGTCTTCTATTTATATGTGA
- a CDS encoding HNH endonuclease: MSKRICPIHGLWDKTEQQPRCPKCKTIRDKTYDKKERNQESNKFYHSVEWKKVRDIVLNRNPFCVECGKPADTVDHKVAIKKGGAKLDLENLQSMCKSCHNIKENEEGNRWKK; the protein is encoded by the coding sequence ATGAGTAAAAGAATATGTCCAATTCATGGATTATGGGATAAGACAGAACAACAACCTAGATGTCCTAAATGTAAAACTATTAGAGATAAAACTTATGATAAGAAAGAAAGAAATCAAGAATCAAATAAATTTTATCATAGTGTCGAATGGAAAAAAGTTAGAGATATAGTTTTAAATCGCAATCCATTCTGTGTTGAATGTGGTAAACCAGCTGATACAGTTGACCATAAAGTTGCTATAAAAAAAGGTGGAGCTAAACTAGATTTAGAAAATTTACAATCAATGTGTAAAAGTTGCCACAACATTAAAGAAAATGAAGAAGGTAATAGATGGAAAAAATAA
- a CDS encoding P27 family phage terminase small subunit — MENLESIKNAVENTKRSYRAIAKEFGTNHTQIGILIKLHNWNVEHRISKNSTVSTTEYKPHVAILGKTAVRKIEEIKKELGKQYSPVDEPLIVMYAKSYERYIDLESKLGLGVDKIISTSTKTGSEYMSPLFTATLAIQKNLVTIANQLGLSIASRKKLGLNFKKEEEGQTSLYDFVPEFASDEDLDEI; from the coding sequence GTGGAAAATCTTGAAAGTATAAAAAATGCAGTAGAAAATACAAAGCGTTCATATCGTGCAATAGCTAAAGAATTTGGAACGAACCATACACAAATTGGAATTTTAATCAAATTGCACAATTGGAATGTTGAACATAGAATTTCCAAAAATTCCACTGTTTCCACTACTGAATATAAACCACACGTGGCAATATTAGGTAAAACAGCAGTTAGAAAAATTGAAGAAATAAAAAAAGAATTAGGTAAACAATATTCACCAGTTGATGAACCATTAATTGTGATGTATGCAAAATCTTATGAAAGGTATATAGATCTAGAAAGTAAATTAGGGTTAGGTGTTGATAAGATTATTTCAACTAGTACAAAAACTGGTTCTGAATATATGTCACCACTTTTTACAGCAACACTTGCAATTCAAAAGAACCTAGTAACTATTGCAAATCAACTTGGATTATCTATTGCTTCAAGAAAAAAACTTGGATTAAACTTTAAAAAAGAAGAGGAAGGACAAACTTCACTTTATGATTTTGTACCTGAGTTTGCTTCTGATGAGGATTTAGATGAAATTTAA
- a CDS encoding terminase large subunit, producing the protein MKFNNQEVHAYYEKTFERHHRDLAAVESGAKSNLRFNKKLGIAYIKIIENMKHYKGELAGQNIKLEAWQKKSICIAFGWEKKNSRGKWVRRFNTVFFFIPRKNGKTLLASAITIADSIIRYEMGGEVVIFATKNKQAKLAWTGVEHMVKAHKELKDDSKITYGVITMQKTDTKFSTLGRDSDTEDGSNPTIGVADELHAHPDNSLWEVVESGQGSRIQPLMFGITTAGSNVFSPGYNMYEYAKNILEERIEDDSFFAFIAEPDKDDDPFEELTWAKANPNYGVSVSKDYMERQAKQAYERPELKNNFLIKNLNIWTNSAESFIPYEKWKACAGEMIDFTIPGAIPILVQGFDLSIADDFSAKANIYKYQNKYYVKMKHYIPKENLFEREKTLKVPLVSWVNEGWITATPGSTIDYDFIYEDMKIHLDSCKAVTYDPWKAKHLVKRLEDNGYEDNIPIRQGFGSISSPTKFFLDLVKEGNLVHENDPVLNWMVSNLTIISDATGNIKPDKTNPNKKIDGAAAIINALSYFEATQDEKTVNVYEERGLRDL; encoded by the coding sequence ATGAAATTTAACAATCAAGAAGTTCATGCTTATTATGAAAAAACTTTTGAAAGACATCATAGAGATTTAGCAGCTGTTGAATCAGGAGCTAAATCTAATCTAAGATTTAATAAAAAGCTTGGAATAGCATATATTAAAATTATCGAGAATATGAAACACTATAAAGGTGAATTAGCAGGGCAAAATATAAAACTTGAAGCTTGGCAAAAGAAATCAATATGTATTGCTTTTGGATGGGAAAAAAAGAATTCAAGAGGTAAATGGGTAAGAAGATTTAATACAGTATTTTTCTTTATTCCTAGAAAGAATGGTAAAACTTTATTAGCTTCAGCAATAACAATAGCAGATTCAATTATTAGATATGAAATGGGTGGTGAAGTTGTTATATTTGCTACAAAGAATAAACAAGCAAAATTAGCTTGGACTGGTGTTGAGCATATGGTAAAAGCTCATAAAGAGTTAAAAGATGATAGTAAAATTACCTATGGGGTAATTACTATGCAAAAAACAGATACAAAGTTTTCAACTCTTGGTAGAGATTCTGATACTGAAGATGGTTCTAATCCAACAATAGGAGTTGCAGATGAATTACACGCTCATCCTGATAACTCTTTGTGGGAAGTAGTAGAATCAGGTCAAGGTTCAAGAATTCAACCCTTGATGTTTGGAATAACAACAGCTGGTTCAAATGTATTTAGCCCTGGTTATAATATGTATGAATATGCAAAAAATATTTTAGAAGAAAGAATTGAAGATGATAGTTTTTTTGCTTTTATTGCAGAACCTGATAAAGATGATGATCCATTTGAAGAATTAACTTGGGCAAAAGCAAATCCAAATTATGGAGTTTCAGTTTCTAAAGATTATATGGAAAGACAAGCAAAACAAGCCTATGAAAGACCAGAATTAAAAAACAATTTTTTAATTAAAAATTTAAATATTTGGACAAATAGTGCTGAATCATTTATCCCTTATGAAAAATGGAAGGCATGTGCTGGTGAGATGATAGATTTTACCATTCCTGGGGCTATTCCTATATTAGTACAAGGATTTGACCTTTCAATAGCAGATGATTTTTCAGCAAAAGCAAATATTTATAAATATCAAAATAAATATTATGTAAAAATGAAGCATTATATACCTAAAGAAAATCTATTTGAGAGAGAAAAAACACTAAAAGTACCTTTAGTTAGTTGGGTAAATGAGGGATGGATTACAGCAACACCAGGAAGTACAATAGATTATGATTTTATATATGAAGATATGAAAATTCATCTTGATAGTTGTAAAGCTGTTACATATGACCCATGGAAAGCAAAACATTTAGTTAAAAGGCTAGAAGATAATGGATATGAAGATAATATTCCAATAAGACAAGGTTTTGGCTCTATTTCTTCACCTACAAAATTCTTTTTAGATTTAGTAAAAGAGGGCAATTTAGTGCATGAAAATGACCCAGTTTTAAACTGGATGGTATCAAATTTAACGATTATCTCAGATGCAACGGGAAATATTAAGCCTGATAAAACAAATCCAAACAAAAAAATAGATGGAGCAGCTGCAATAATTAACGCACTTTCATATTTTGAAGCAACACAAGATGAAAAAACTGTAAATGTGTATGAAGAGAGAGGATTAAGAGATTTGTAG